One segment of Proteus appendicitidis DNA contains the following:
- a CDS encoding MFS transporter — protein sequence MSHQNYRQSEVFAITTITVSIGVIGIVIGLTIPMVALRLNLVGISESIIGLISAAPAIGMLIISPFARRIVQWIGKRFAMLLATIVSAISLLPLMGSLPLELLFPLRLITGIASGVMICLGETWINELSPDNKRGRILAVYTTVFTISQLLGPSIIALYGVADKTPILISVFIHIISIVLFLMMDQKTGDKLPKDTQEPNFSIIRFVKVAPAICGGIIFFAFFDGTVLSMFPIYGLSMGHTEAIAAMMISAILAGDAIMQMPFGWLADHMNRTRLYRICGVVTLLASLLLPITMSHTFLIWPLLLVLGATAGAIYTIALVQIGQYFSGNDLMVANASAAMLWGIGNLSGPLLAGAMSEISSSSLPFLLVAMTGLFLVSTMDRWNLGVEALNSSSS from the coding sequence ATGTCACATCAAAATTATCGCCAATCTGAAGTTTTTGCGATAACAACTATCACGGTAAGTATTGGCGTTATCGGGATTGTTATCGGATTAACTATTCCTATGGTGGCACTGCGCCTTAATTTAGTGGGTATTAGTGAATCTATCATTGGGCTTATTTCCGCTGCACCCGCTATTGGGATGTTAATTATTTCGCCTTTTGCTCGGCGTATTGTGCAATGGATTGGCAAACGCTTTGCCATGTTATTAGCAACCATTGTTTCTGCGATAAGCCTATTACCATTAATGGGGAGCTTACCTTTAGAGTTGTTATTTCCTTTACGACTTATCACTGGGATTGCTAGTGGTGTGATGATTTGTTTAGGTGAGACGTGGATTAATGAGCTTTCGCCTGATAATAAACGAGGGCGAATTTTAGCGGTATATACGACGGTATTTACTATTAGCCAGTTATTAGGACCTTCAATTATTGCGCTTTATGGCGTCGCAGATAAGACACCTATTTTAATTAGTGTCTTTATTCATATTATCTCTATTGTCCTGTTTTTAATGATGGATCAGAAAACAGGCGATAAATTACCAAAAGATACGCAAGAGCCTAATTTTTCTATTATCCGCTTTGTTAAAGTCGCGCCAGCAATTTGCGGTGGCATTATTTTCTTTGCTTTTTTTGATGGAACCGTACTTTCTATGTTTCCTATTTATGGTCTAAGTATGGGACACACGGAAGCTATTGCCGCCATGATGATAAGCGCTATTTTAGCGGGTGATGCCATTATGCAAATGCCATTTGGCTGGCTTGCGGATCATATGAATAGAACACGGTTATATCGAATTTGTGGTGTAGTGACTTTACTAGCAAGCTTATTATTACCTATCACGATGTCTCATACATTTTTGATTTGGCCTTTATTGCTGGTATTGGGTGCAACAGCGGGTGCGATATACACCATTGCGTTGGTACAAATAGGGCAATATTTCTCAGGCAATGATCTCATGGTTGCTAATGCGTCGGCTGCGATGTTATGGGGAATAGGTAATTTATCAGGACCTTTGCTGGCTGGCGCGATGTCAGAAATTTCTTCATCTTCACTGCCATTCTTGTTGGTTGCTATGACAGGTTTATTCTTAGTGTCAACGATGGATCGTTGGAACTTAGGTGTTGAAGCACTCAATAGTAGCTCATCTTAA
- a CDS encoding NCS2 family permease, whose protein sequence is MSANQSASTGKLDSYFQLTARGTTVRKEMIAGLTTFLAMVYSVIVVPSMLGQAGFPHTAVFIATCLVAGLGSLLMGLWANLPMAIGCAISLTAFTAFSLVLGQNISVPVALGAVFLMGCLFTVFSLTGIRTWILKNIPIGIAHGAGIGIGLFLLLIAANSVGLVVKNPFDGLPVAMGKFTSFSVLMSLAGLAAIFGLEKRKVPGGVLLVIVAISIIGLIFDPNVKYQGIFKMPQLGEEGLSLLFAMDIKGALQPLVLPSVLALVMTAIFDATGTIRAVAGQANLLDKRGQIINGGKALTSDSVSSIFAGVIGAAPAAVYVESAAGTAAGGKTGLTATVVGILFLLILFLSPLSYLVPAYATAPALMYVGLLMLGNVTKLDFSDFVDAMSGMVCAVFIVLTCNIVTGIMLGFGCLVIGRVFAGEWRKLNIGTVLITIALVAFYAGEWAI, encoded by the coding sequence ATGTCTGCTAATCAATCAGCAAGCACAGGTAAACTGGATAGCTATTTTCAACTTACAGCACGCGGCACAACTGTTCGCAAAGAAATGATCGCGGGTTTGACGACATTTCTGGCTATGGTGTATTCCGTTATTGTTGTTCCTAGCATGTTAGGGCAAGCCGGTTTTCCACATACAGCGGTTTTTATTGCAACCTGTTTAGTCGCGGGATTAGGCTCTCTTCTAATGGGATTGTGGGCAAACCTTCCTATGGCAATTGGCTGTGCTATTTCATTAACAGCATTTACCGCTTTTAGCTTGGTGTTGGGACAAAACATCTCTGTGCCCGTTGCATTAGGTGCCGTATTTTTAATGGGGTGTTTATTCACCGTTTTCTCACTAACGGGCATTCGCACTTGGATCTTAAAAAATATTCCAATTGGTATTGCACATGGTGCAGGAATAGGGATTGGGCTTTTTCTGCTTTTAATCGCAGCAAACAGTGTTGGATTAGTGGTTAAAAACCCATTTGATGGTTTACCTGTCGCAATGGGCAAATTTACCTCATTTTCTGTTCTGATGTCACTTGCAGGATTGGCCGCTATTTTCGGATTAGAAAAACGTAAAGTACCCGGTGGCGTGCTATTAGTGATTGTGGCGATTTCGATTATTGGTCTTATTTTTGATCCTAATGTGAAATATCAAGGCATCTTTAAAATGCCTCAATTAGGTGAAGAGGGGCTTTCTTTATTATTTGCAATGGATATTAAAGGTGCCTTACAGCCTTTAGTATTACCAAGTGTGCTTGCGTTAGTGATGACAGCCATTTTTGATGCCACAGGGACTATTCGTGCGGTTGCGGGTCAAGCAAATTTATTAGATAAACGCGGGCAAATTATTAATGGTGGAAAAGCGCTGACTTCTGACTCTGTCAGTAGCATTTTTGCCGGGGTTATTGGTGCAGCACCCGCCGCAGTTTATGTTGAATCAGCCGCAGGAACGGCTGCTGGTGGTAAAACAGGGTTAACTGCAACAGTAGTCGGTATTCTATTTTTACTGATCCTTTTCTTATCGCCTCTCTCTTATTTAGTTCCCGCTTATGCAACGGCACCTGCGTTAATGTATGTGGGTTTATTGATGTTAGGTAACGTTACTAAGTTAGATTTCAGTGATTTTGTTGATGCAATGTCAGGCATGGTATGTGCTGTATTTATTGTTTTAACCTGTAATATCGTCACTGGCATTATGTTAGGTTTCGGCTGTTTGGTTATTGGTCGTGTATTTGCAGGGGAATGGCGCAAACTCAATATTGGCACAGTGTTAATTACTATTGCTCTAGTGGCATTTTATGCGGGTGAGTGGGCAATTTAA
- a CDS encoding GNAT family N-acetyltransferase, with amino-acid sequence MQEIKIRHGEPDDASAIQQLYTHPDLYICTCQFPYPSVTMWKKRLLEFSEQNIPNFVATIDGQVAGHLALIIDNHPRRRHIVSFGIGVGAEYSGKGVGKLLINTAIDYTFNWLAATRLELEVYSDNERGLHLYKTLGFEVEGVRRKAAFREGKYCDVVMMSMLRTIE; translated from the coding sequence ATGCAAGAAATAAAAATACGCCATGGCGAACCTGACGACGCATCAGCAATTCAACAGTTATATACACATCCTGATTTATATATTTGTACTTGCCAATTTCCTTATCCTTCAGTCACGATGTGGAAAAAAAGATTACTTGAATTTTCAGAACAAAATATCCCTAATTTTGTTGCAACCATTGATGGTCAAGTTGCGGGACATTTAGCACTGATAATCGATAATCATCCTCGTCGTCGCCATATTGTGAGTTTTGGTATCGGGGTGGGCGCTGAATACTCAGGAAAAGGTGTCGGTAAATTACTTATTAATACAGCAATTGATTATACTTTCAATTGGTTAGCAGCCACACGATTAGAATTAGAAGTGTATTCAGACAATGAAAGAGGCTTGCATCTGTATAAGACATTAGGTTTTGAAGTTGAAGGTGTACGCCGTAAAGCAGCTTTTAGAGAGGGCAAATATTGTGATGTTGTCATGATGTCGATGTTAAGAACAATTGAATAA
- a CDS encoding Na+/H+ antiporter, with the protein MEIFFTILILILVVSVSGVITKLIPFRVPLPLIQIVIGALLAWPQFGLHVTFDPELFLVLLIPPLLFVDGWKTPTREFIQNGREIFILVLVLVMVTVVGIGYLIYWMMPSIPLISAFALAAVLSPTDAVALSSIVGKGRIPKRIMGILEGEALMNDASGLVALKFAVAVAMGTMVFTVGGATLEFFKVAVGGLLAGIGVTLVYSKSLRLMSRWSGDDPATQIVFMLLLPFASYLIAEHIGFSGILAAVAAGMTISKSGVIRNAPLAMRLRADSVWSMLEFVFNGLVFIMLGLQLPIIWTSSVIQADLDPEVEVWMLFAAVFVIYFALLILRFTWLWLMKKISLIFMKKHPLDFANYTTRELWLSSFAGVRGAITLAGALSIPLFLTDGSTFPGRYQIIFIAAGVILLSILVGIISLPFLLKGVKATDKEADKNEVRYARKVMAEVAMVSLNKMEERLAASTDEQLDAEEINEVASRVTGYLRRRTADQDEMIHNALEEDLERRFRLTALRAERGELYHLRATRKISNETLQLLLHELDLMEALLVEKDS; encoded by the coding sequence ATGGAAATTTTCTTTACTATTTTGATTTTAATACTGGTGGTTTCAGTTTCGGGAGTTATCACAAAATTAATTCCCTTTCGTGTTCCGTTACCATTAATACAGATTGTGATAGGGGCTTTATTGGCATGGCCTCAGTTTGGTTTACATGTCACTTTTGATCCTGAATTATTCCTCGTTCTATTGATCCCACCTTTACTTTTTGTTGATGGTTGGAAAACACCGACACGAGAATTTATCCAAAATGGGCGTGAGATTTTTATTCTTGTGCTTGTTTTAGTCATGGTGACAGTTGTTGGTATCGGTTATCTGATTTATTGGATGATGCCAAGTATCCCTCTTATTTCAGCATTTGCATTGGCGGCAGTACTTTCGCCAACGGATGCGGTTGCACTCTCTTCCATTGTCGGTAAAGGGCGAATACCTAAGCGAATAATGGGCATCTTAGAAGGTGAAGCATTAATGAATGATGCTTCAGGTCTGGTTGCCTTGAAATTTGCGGTTGCAGTGGCAATGGGCACAATGGTGTTTACTGTTGGTGGTGCAACCCTTGAATTCTTTAAAGTCGCGGTTGGGGGATTACTGGCTGGTATCGGTGTCACCTTAGTTTACAGTAAATCTTTACGATTAATGAGTCGTTGGAGCGGAGACGATCCGGCTACACAAATCGTCTTTATGTTATTGCTACCTTTTGCCTCTTATCTTATTGCAGAACATATTGGTTTTTCAGGTATTTTAGCGGCTGTTGCTGCCGGTATGACTATCAGTAAATCAGGCGTTATCAGAAATGCACCTCTTGCGATGCGTTTACGTGCTGATAGCGTGTGGTCAATGCTTGAATTTGTCTTTAACGGTCTTGTCTTTATCATGCTTGGTTTACAGCTTCCTATTATCTGGACAAGCTCTGTTATTCAAGCCGATCTTGACCCAGAAGTTGAAGTCTGGATGTTGTTTGCAGCCGTTTTCGTTATCTACTTTGCACTGCTGATCCTGCGATTTACATGGTTATGGCTAATGAAAAAAATCAGCCTGATCTTTATGAAAAAACATCCTCTTGATTTCGCTAATTACACAACGCGTGAGTTGTGGTTATCGTCATTTGCGGGTGTTCGTGGTGCGATTACGCTTGCCGGTGCGCTTTCTATCCCACTCTTTTTAACCGATGGCAGTACTTTCCCTGGGCGTTATCAAATTATCTTTATTGCTGCGGGGGTCATTTTACTGTCAATTTTAGTGGGTATTATTTCACTTCCTTTCCTATTAAAAGGTGTGAAGGCAACAGACAAAGAAGCAGATAAAAACGAAGTTCGCTATGCGCGTAAAGTGATGGCAGAAGTGGCAATGGTCAGCCTGAATAAAATGGAAGAGCGCTTAGCCGCAAGTACCGATGAGCAGTTGGATGCAGAAGAAATTAATGAAGTTGCTTCTCGTGTAACGGGTTATTTAAGACGCCGTACTGCAGATCAAGATGAAATGATCCATAACGCGTTAGAAGAAGATCTCGAAAGACGTTTTCGTTTAACAGCATTGCGTGCTGAACGTGGGGAGCTTTACCATTTAAGAGCAACGCGAAAAATCAGTAATGAAACACTCCAACTATTGCTACATGAGTTGGATTTAATGGAAGCGTTATTAGTAGAGAAAGATAGCTAA
- a CDS encoding carboxylate/amino acid/amine transporter: protein MWLLVITTLLWAASFSLIGEYLAGQVDSWLSVLIRVSLAALVFLPFLRWKGIRFKVILLYMLVGACQLGIMYLFVFHAYNYLTVAEFLLFTVLTPLYVTLIYDLLERQKLRWGYAFSSLLAVLGAAIIRYDHLSDDFWYGLLLVQLANIFFAIGQVGYKRLMEVHPIPQHHAFSWFYLGAVVVSLIGALCFADWQKMPTTSLQWGVLLWLGIGASGIGYFMWNYGATQVDAGTLAIMNNMMVPAGLLVNFSIWQQHPNWPSFIIGASLIVASLWIHRRWIRRPALQKEDC from the coding sequence ATGTGGTTGCTTGTTATTACAACATTGTTATGGGCGGCTTCTTTTAGCCTGATCGGCGAGTATCTCGCGGGTCAGGTTGATAGCTGGCTCTCTGTTTTGATCCGCGTTTCTTTAGCGGCTTTAGTCTTCTTACCTTTCTTACGTTGGAAGGGGATCCGCTTTAAGGTGATCCTGCTTTATATGCTGGTGGGTGCTTGCCAACTCGGTATTATGTATCTGTTCGTCTTCCATGCTTATAACTATTTGACTGTTGCAGAATTCTTACTATTTACGGTATTAACACCGCTTTATGTCACGTTAATTTATGATTTATTAGAACGTCAGAAATTACGTTGGGGTTATGCATTTAGCTCATTATTAGCGGTGTTAGGGGCTGCGATTATTCGCTATGACCATTTAAGTGATGACTTTTGGTATGGTCTGTTATTAGTACAATTGGCTAATATTTTCTTTGCGATTGGTCAGGTGGGTTATAAACGATTAATGGAAGTGCATCCTATTCCACAACATCATGCATTTTCTTGGTTTTACCTTGGTGCCGTTGTCGTTTCATTGATTGGCGCTCTGTGTTTTGCTGATTGGCAGAAAATGCCAACAACATCACTACAGTGGGGTGTTTTACTCTGGTTAGGAATTGGCGCTTCTGGCATCGGGTATTTTATGTGGAACTACGGTGCCACACAAGTTGATGCTGGAACCTTAGCTATTATGAATAACATGATGGTTCCAGCAGGATTGTTAGTGAATTTTTCTATTTGGCAGCAACATCCAAATTGGCCAAGTTTCATCATAGGCGCGAGCCTGATTGTTGCATCACTTTGGATCCATCGACGCTGGATACGCCGACCTGCTTTACAAAAGGAAGATTGTTAA
- the metR gene encoding HTH-type transcriptional regulator MetR — MIEIKHLKTILALKHTGSLANAANQLHQTQSALSHQFSELEHRLGYRIFVRKSQPLRFTSQGEVLVKLAEEVLPIVRRAIEACNEPGSVNLNIAIECHSCIQWLTPALQQYRQTWPEVTVDFHSGVTFDPQPALLQRELDVVLTSDILDDPRLHYTPLFDYEVKLVLSPDHPLANRLHIQPQDLIAETLFIYPVQRERFDVWRHFLQPAGITPHFKHVDNTLLLIQMVAAGMGIAALPHWAVENFEKQGLVVTKTLGEGLWSRLYAANRSGEQHQPAIREFIRLSGQHAVNNLPFVKQVGVSSVDGSKVMQQSGSRL, encoded by the coding sequence ATGATAGAAATAAAACATTTAAAAACGATCTTAGCCTTGAAGCACACAGGCTCTCTTGCTAACGCAGCAAATCAATTGCATCAAACGCAATCGGCTCTTTCACATCAATTTAGTGAATTAGAACATCGCCTTGGTTATCGAATTTTTGTGCGTAAAAGCCAGCCACTGCGCTTTACTTCACAAGGAGAAGTGCTCGTTAAATTAGCAGAAGAAGTATTGCCTATTGTTCGTAGAGCCATTGAAGCATGTAATGAACCAGGTAGTGTGAATTTGAATATAGCCATTGAATGCCATAGCTGTATTCAATGGTTAACCCCTGCATTACAGCAATATCGTCAAACATGGCCTGAAGTGACTGTTGATTTTCATTCGGGTGTGACTTTTGATCCACAACCAGCATTATTACAACGTGAATTAGATGTGGTGTTAACATCCGATATCTTGGATGATCCTCGTTTACACTACACTCCGTTATTTGACTATGAGGTGAAATTAGTTTTATCGCCAGATCACCCTCTTGCTAATCGCTTACATATTCAGCCACAAGATTTAATTGCAGAAACCTTATTTATTTATCCCGTACAAAGAGAGCGCTTTGATGTATGGCGTCATTTCTTACAACCTGCGGGGATCACACCACATTTTAAACATGTCGATAATACGTTGTTATTAATTCAAATGGTTGCAGCCGGTATGGGAATAGCGGCATTACCTCATTGGGCTGTTGAGAATTTTGAAAAACAAGGCTTAGTGGTTACAAAAACATTAGGTGAGGGATTATGGAGCCGGTTATATGCCGCTAACCGTAGTGGAGAGCAACATCAACCGGCAATTCGAGAGTTTATTCGTTTATCAGGTCAGCACGCGGTTAACAATCTTCCTTTTGTAAAGCAGGTCGGCGTATCCAGCGTCGATGGATCCAAAGTGATGCAACAATCAGGCTCGCGCCTATGA
- the metE gene encoding 5-methyltetrahydropteroyltriglutamate--homocysteine S-methyltransferase, with the protein MTIRNHTLGFPRIGLGRELKKAQENYWAGKISQEELVAVGKELRARHWQQQADAGVELLPVGDFAWYDQVLGTSLLLGNVPPRHRNEDGSLDLDTLFRVARGRAPTGKPAAASEMTKWFNTNYHYIVPEFQQGQSFSFAWKALLEEVDEALALGHKIKPVLLGPVTYLWLGKVKGPEFDRLTLLKDILPIYQQVISALKEKGIEWIQIDEPALVLDLPIEWQNAYQTAYQALTGQAKLLLTTYFDGISHHLDIIKNLPVEGLHVDISAGQDDLQHLHQALPKDWVLSLGVINGRNVWKADLSTRYQQVIALKGKRPLWIGTSCSLLHSPIDLNAETKLDDEVKSWFAFAVQKCEEVALLAKALNAPEGEYDEQLAQYSAPIRQRQHSTRVHNATVEARLQAIEAQDSERNSPYTQRAEVQRTRFNLPLWPTTTIGSFPQTTEIRTVRLDFKKGRIDTAAYRTNISEHIKQAISEQENLGLDVLVHGEAERNDMVEYFGEHFDGYVFTQNGWVQSYGSRCVKPPVIIGDISRPAPITVDWATYAQSLTEKPVKGMLTGPVTILCWSFPREDVTRETIAKQIALALRDEVDDLQKAGIGIIQIDEPALREGLPLRRNEWQAYLDWAVDAFKLSAAIADDETQIHTHMCYCEFNDIMDSIAALDADVITIETSRSDMELLEAFEHFDYPNEIGPGVYDIHSPNVPNVEWIVGLLRKAQSRIPAERLWVNPDCGLKTRGWPETRAALANMVEAAKYLRQNA; encoded by the coding sequence ATGACAATTCGCAATCACACACTTGGCTTCCCTCGTATTGGCTTAGGTAGAGAGCTAAAAAAGGCGCAAGAAAATTATTGGGCAGGCAAGATTTCACAAGAAGAATTGGTTGCGGTGGGTAAAGAGCTTCGCGCTCGCCATTGGCAACAACAAGCAGATGCAGGTGTTGAATTATTACCTGTCGGTGATTTTGCTTGGTATGACCAAGTGTTAGGTACAAGCCTACTGTTAGGTAATGTGCCGCCTCGTCACCGTAATGAAGATGGCTCACTTGATCTTGATACTCTATTCAGAGTCGCTCGTGGTAGAGCGCCAACAGGTAAGCCTGCGGCTGCATCTGAAATGACGAAATGGTTTAATACTAACTATCACTATATCGTGCCTGAATTTCAGCAAGGTCAGTCATTTAGCTTTGCATGGAAAGCGCTATTAGAAGAAGTCGATGAAGCATTAGCGTTAGGTCATAAAATAAAACCTGTTTTACTGGGTCCTGTGACTTACTTGTGGCTAGGTAAAGTAAAAGGCCCTGAATTTGATAGATTAACGCTTCTAAAAGATATTTTACCTATCTATCAACAAGTTATTTCTGCATTAAAAGAGAAAGGTATTGAGTGGATACAAATTGATGAGCCTGCATTAGTACTGGATTTACCTATTGAATGGCAAAATGCGTATCAAACAGCTTATCAAGCATTAACAGGGCAAGCTAAATTACTGCTGACAACCTATTTTGATGGTATTTCTCATCATCTTGATATTATTAAAAACTTACCTGTTGAGGGGCTTCATGTTGATATTTCAGCAGGGCAAGATGATTTACAGCACTTACACCAAGCATTACCTAAAGATTGGGTTCTGTCATTAGGTGTGATTAATGGTCGAAATGTGTGGAAAGCAGATTTAAGTACACGTTATCAGCAAGTGATTGCATTAAAAGGGAAACGTCCATTGTGGATTGGTACTTCATGTTCATTACTGCATAGCCCAATTGATTTAAATGCAGAGACGAAACTTGATGATGAAGTCAAAAGCTGGTTTGCTTTTGCTGTTCAGAAATGTGAAGAAGTCGCTTTGTTAGCTAAGGCATTGAATGCACCAGAAGGTGAGTATGATGAACAACTGGCACAATACAGTGCGCCAATTCGTCAACGTCAACATTCGACCCGCGTACATAATGCAACAGTTGAAGCTCGTTTACAGGCGATTGAAGCACAAGATAGTGAAAGAAATTCACCTTATACTCAACGTGCAGAAGTACAACGTACTCGGTTTAATTTGCCATTATGGCCAACCACCACGATTGGCTCATTCCCACAAACAACAGAAATTCGTACTGTCCGTTTAGATTTTAAGAAAGGGCGCATCGATACAGCAGCTTATCGTACAAATATCAGCGAACATATTAAGCAAGCGATATCTGAACAAGAAAATCTTGGCCTTGATGTGTTAGTTCATGGTGAGGCTGAACGTAACGATATGGTGGAGTATTTTGGTGAACATTTTGATGGTTATGTGTTTACGCAAAATGGCTGGGTACAAAGCTATGGCTCCCGTTGTGTAAAACCACCGGTGATTATTGGTGATATTAGTCGTCCAGCTCCGATTACTGTGGATTGGGCAACTTACGCTCAGTCATTAACAGAAAAACCAGTCAAAGGCATGTTAACAGGTCCTGTGACAATTTTATGTTGGTCTTTCCCTCGTGAAGATGTAACGCGTGAAACGATTGCAAAACAGATAGCGTTAGCACTGCGTGATGAAGTGGATGATTTACAAAAAGCAGGTATTGGGATTATTCAAATCGATGAGCCTGCGTTACGTGAAGGTTTACCACTGCGTCGTAATGAGTGGCAGGCTTACCTTGATTGGGCAGTTGATGCCTTTAAATTAAGTGCCGCCATTGCTGATGATGAGACACAAATCCATACCCATATGTGTTATTGCGAATTTAATGACATCATGGATTCAATCGCAGCGCTGGATGCTGATGTGATTACAATCGAAACATCACGTTCAGATATGGAATTGCTAGAAGCCTTTGAGCACTTTGATTATCCAAATGAAATTGGACCAGGTGTTTATGATATTCACTCACCTAATGTGCCAAATGTGGAATGGATCGTCGGTTTATTAAGAAAAGCACAATCTCGAATTCCCGCAGAGCGTTTATGGGTGAATCCAGATTGTGGATTAAAAACACGAGGCTGGCCTGAAACACGTGCAGCATTAGCGAATATGGTTGAGGCTGCTAAATATTTACGCCAAAACGCGTAA
- a CDS encoding YidB family protein, translating to MSLFNQIASLLGGEKINQYKTVLDWIGSQGGIEGLVKQFDTAGLSELIQSWISTKTNLPISAEQIVAVFSSPVINELASKINLSATEASEMAAQYLPKLIDKVTPDGVVPKDLDLVSAGMDILKAKIFGG from the coding sequence ATGAGCTTATTTAACCAAATTGCGAGCCTACTAGGTGGCGAAAAAATCAATCAATATAAAACTGTCCTTGACTGGATTGGATCTCAAGGCGGCATTGAAGGCTTAGTAAAGCAATTTGATACAGCAGGTTTAAGTGAGCTTATTCAATCTTGGATAAGTACAAAGACAAATTTACCTATCAGTGCTGAACAAATCGTAGCGGTTTTTTCATCACCGGTGATTAATGAACTTGCGTCAAAAATTAATTTAAGTGCAACAGAAGCTTCTGAAATGGCGGCACAATATTTACCTAAATTAATTGATAAAGTCACCCCAGATGGCGTTGTACCTAAAGACTTAGACTTAGTCAGTGCGGGTATGGATATTTTAAAAGCGAAAATTTTTGGCGGCTAA
- the udp gene encoding uridine phosphorylase, producing the protein MSDVFHLGLTKNDLQGATLAIVPGDPKRVEKIAKLMDNPVHLASLREYTSWRGEIDGKAVIVCSTGIGGPSTSIAVEELAQLGIRTFLRIGTTGAIQEHINVGDILVTTAAVRLDGASLHFAPMEFPAVSDFECMNALYKAAKDNGSTVHVGVTASSDTFYPGQERYDTYTGRVIRRFKGSMKEWQEMGVMNYEMESATLLTMCASQGLRAGMVAGVIVNRTQQEIPDAELLKKTENNALGIVIEAARNLMK; encoded by the coding sequence ATGTCTGATGTATTTCACTTAGGTTTAACCAAAAATGACCTACAGGGTGCCACTTTAGCAATTGTTCCAGGTGATCCTAAGCGTGTTGAAAAAATTGCAAAATTAATGGATAACCCAGTTCATCTGGCTTCTTTACGTGAATACACGTCATGGCGTGGCGAAATTGATGGTAAAGCTGTCATTGTTTGTTCAACAGGTATCGGTGGTCCATCTACCTCTATCGCAGTTGAAGAATTAGCACAGTTAGGTATTCGTACTTTCTTGCGTATTGGTACAACTGGTGCAATTCAAGAACATATCAATGTAGGTGATATTCTTGTGACTACGGCTGCGGTTCGTTTAGATGGCGCAAGCTTACATTTCGCACCAATGGAATTCCCAGCTGTTTCTGATTTTGAATGTATGAACGCACTGTACAAAGCCGCTAAAGACAATGGCTCCACTGTACACGTCGGTGTTACTGCATCTTCAGATACATTCTATCCAGGACAAGAACGTTACGACACCTATACAGGTCGTGTTATTCGCCGTTTCAAAGGCTCTATGAAAGAGTGGCAAGAAATGGGCGTAATGAACTATGAAATGGAATCTGCAACATTATTGACAATGTGTGCAAGCCAAGGTTTACGTGCAGGTATGGTTGCGGGTGTTATCGTAAACCGTACTCAACAAGAAATTCCAGATGCGGAATTACTGAAGAAAACTGAGAACAATGCACTCGGTATCGTGATTGAAGCGGCTCGTAATTTAATGAAATAA
- a CDS encoding tyrosine-protein phosphatase, which produces MTDILQTHPSVLPLTGGINFRDLGGKKLSNGGIIKPGMLFRAGSLDRLTDTDQSLLIDKNLFQIIDYRDSGEIVDKPDRVWEGAQYYHAPANPLSKEVSANLEKLTPEILEQFDAKAFMFQLYKLLPINNPAYKQLATLLKQPEKGGVVQHCAVGKDRTGVGSALVLFALGASLDVVMEDYLLTNETLAPYRAYLLEEHAKTMSDNIVDKFAYVYSVQEEFLQTALASINQHYGNVDTWLEKDIGLDASSRDTLQNYFLE; this is translated from the coding sequence ATGACTGATATTTTGCAGACACACCCTTCAGTGTTGCCTTTAACCGGTGGAATTAACTTCCGTGATCTAGGAGGTAAAAAATTAAGCAACGGTGGTATTATCAAGCCAGGAATGTTATTTCGTGCTGGATCACTGGATAGGCTGACGGATACGGATCAATCCCTTCTTATTGATAAAAATCTTTTTCAAATCATTGATTATCGCGATAGTGGTGAAATTGTTGATAAACCAGACCGTGTCTGGGAAGGTGCGCAATATTACCATGCTCCTGCAAACCCGCTATCCAAAGAAGTCTCTGCAAACCTTGAAAAGCTGACTCCTGAAATACTTGAGCAATTTGACGCTAAAGCCTTTATGTTTCAGTTATATAAATTACTTCCTATTAATAATCCTGCATATAAACAACTGGCAACATTATTAAAGCAACCTGAGAAAGGGGGCGTTGTACAACATTGTGCTGTGGGTAAAGACAGAACAGGTGTTGGCTCTGCTTTAGTATTATTTGCGTTGGGTGCATCTTTAGATGTAGTAATGGAAGATTACCTACTTACCAATGAAACATTAGCGCCTTATCGCGCTTATCTTTTAGAAGAACATGCCAAAACAATGAGTGATAACATTGTTGATAAATTTGCCTATGTTTATTCAGTACAAGAAGAGTTTCTGCAAACTGCATTGGCGAGTATTAATCAGCATTACGGTAATGTGGATACTTGGCTAGAGAAAGATATCGGTTTAGATGCTTCTAGCCGAGATACCTTACAAAATTATTTTCTTGAATAA